ACGGCCGCCTCGTTGACGATGCCAACAGGGCGGCCCTCGGCGTCGACGGTCACGATGCTGCCGGCCTCCGCCTCCTGGGCACGGCGTACGGCCTCGGCGATCGGCAGGTCAGCAGGTACGGCGAGCGTGCGTCGGGCCAGCCGGCGCGCCACCAGCGAGGGCAGCGTCCGACGCAGCCGCGCGCCCTGCATGGCGGCGGTCGCGCCGGTCCAGATGAAGGCGGCGAGGATCGCGGCGAAGGCCCACGACGTCACGTCGGCGGGCACGTCGTACCACCGGTCCATCGCCAGCGGCAGGAAGAGGGTGAGCACCGCGACGAGCCGGCCCGCCCAGCCAGCGACCAGCGTGCCGCGGACCTCGTTGCGCGTGGCTCCCCAGACGAGCGCCTTGAGCACGCGGCCGCCGTCGAGCGGCAGGCCGGGCAGGAGGTTGAAGATGCCGATGACCAGGTTCGCCCAGGCGAGGGTGTCGACCACCAGCCCGATCAGGCCATCGGGCAGCACCTGCGCGAGCAACCAGGCCACCAGCGCCACGCCGAGGGAGGCCAGCGGCCCGACGATCGACATGACCAGCTCCTGCCCCGGGCTGCGCGGGCCTCCGTCGACGCCGGTGTGGCCGCCGAGGAAGTGGAGCGTGATCGACTCGACGGGGTACCCGTAGCGACGCGACGCCACGGCGTGCGCTGCCTCGTGGACCAGGATGGTGAAGGCGTAGACGACCGCGATCACGAGGCCGGCGACGTACTTCCACGCACCGAGGCCGGGCTCGGCCTCCTCCACGACGGGCGCCATGATCACGGCGATCAGGGCGGCCAGCAGGAACCAGGTCCGGGAGACGTGGACGTCGACCCCGAGGAACCGGCCGAGCCGGAAGTGCCCGGGAGGGACCGGAGCGGGAGTCCGGCGCTCGGGCTCGCTCGGCGTCGGGACGTCGTGTGCTGGCACGGCCCGAGGCTAGCGGATCCCCGGTACGGACCAGCGCCGTCACTGTCGGGGGTCTCGCCTAGATTTCCTGCATGAGCTCGCCCGCGGACGTCCACTCCACCCCCGTCGACGGGGTGGAGGTCATCGGTGCGCTCTCCCCGAGCCGCGCCGGCGACTTCATGACCTGTCCCCTGCTCTATCGCTACCGGTCGATCGACAAGCTGCCCGAGGCGCCGTCTCCCGCGGCGGTGCGCGGCACGGTGGTGCACAAGGTCCTCGAGGACCTCTTCGACCTCGAGGCCACGGAGCGGACGCCGGAGCGTGCCCAGGAGATGGTGGTGCCGTCGTGGGAGGCGCTCCTCGCGGCCGAGCCGGGGCTGGAGGCGATGTTCGGAGACGACGGCCCGGAGGTCGGCGCCTGGCTCGCCGAGTGCCGGCGCTCACTGGAGAAGTACTTCACCCTCGAGGACCCCACGCGCCTGCAACCCTCCGAGCGCGAGCTCTACGTCGAGACCGTGCTCGACTCGAGGCTGCTGATCCGTGGCTTCATCGACCGCGTCGAGGAGGCGCCCGACGGCCGGGTGCGGATCAGTGACTACAAGACCGGCCGCAGCCCCGGGGAGCTTTTCGAGGCCAAGGCGCTCTTCCAGATGAAGTTCTACGCCCTCGTCTGGTGGAAGACGCGTGGCGTGGTCCCGGCGATGCTGCAGCTGATCTACCTGGGCAACGGGGAGACGGTGAGCTACGCCCCCGACGAGGCCGATCTGCGGGCGCTCGAGCGGAAGGTCGACGCCGTCTTCGACGCCATCCGCAAGGCCGAGCTGACCGGCGACTGGCGGCCCCGCAAGTCACGCCTGTGCGACTGGTGCTCCTTCCAGGAGCACTGCCCGGAGTTCGGCGGCGAGATCCTCCCGCTGCCGATGGTGCGCGAGGCGCTCGCGGCTGCGGGCGACCTGGGCACCGACCTGACCGACGACTGAGGCTCGGCTCAGTCCGGTGGTCAGGGCGCGAGCGTGAGCAGGTCCGCAGGGGTCAGGCCCTCCAGCGAGTCGCGGAAGACCCGCCGCTCCCCCGGCGCGACCGGCACGTGGCACTCGACGACCAGCACGGTGCAGCCGGCCGCCTCTGCGGAGGTCGCACCGGTGTTGGAGTCCTCGATCGCGAGGCACGTCTCCGGCGCGAGGCCGAGTCCGGCGGCGGCCTTCAGGTACGGCTCCGGGTGCGGCTTTCCCTGGCTGACCCGGTCGCCGGTGACGATCTCGGCGAACGCCCCGTCCGGCAGCTCGGCGAGGATGGGGTCGACGAAGCGCTGGTAGCTCATGGTCACCAGGGCGCACGGCACGCCCGCGGCGAGGAGCTCGGCCAGCAGGGCGCGGGCGCCGGGACGCCAGGGCACCGCGTGCTCGACCCGGGCGACGACGCCGTCGAGCAGCAGCTCCACGACCTCCTCGGGCGTGAGCCGCGAACCGGGCGACCCGGGGTCGAACATGTGCCGCAGGATGTAGCGGCCCGACTCGAGCAGGTCGTTGCCGACCAGCGCGAGGCCGTGCTCGTGCGTCCAGTGGCCGCCGTACCGCTCGGCGAGGTCGAACTCGGCCTCCATCCAGTAGGGCTCGGTGTCGACCAGGGTGCCGTCCATGTCCCAGAGGACCGCCGCGTGCTTCACGGAAGGATCCTA
The sequence above is a segment of the Nocardioides jiangxiensis genome. Coding sequences within it:
- a CDS encoding site-2 protease family protein; amino-acid sequence: MPAHDVPTPSEPERRTPAPVPPGHFRLGRFLGVDVHVSRTWFLLAALIAVIMAPVVEEAEPGLGAWKYVAGLVIAVVYAFTILVHEAAHAVASRRYGYPVESITLHFLGGHTGVDGGPRSPGQELVMSIVGPLASLGVALVAWLLAQVLPDGLIGLVVDTLAWANLVIGIFNLLPGLPLDGGRVLKALVWGATRNEVRGTLVAGWAGRLVAVLTLFLPLAMDRWYDVPADVTSWAFAAILAAFIWTGATAAMQGARLRRTLPSLVARRLARRTLAVPADLPIAEAVRRAQEAEAGSIVTVDAEGRPVGIVNEAAVQATPEDRRPWVPSSAVARSLVPGMTLPVDIKGEELIRAITFLPAHEYLLVDPEGSIYGVLATADVDRAFRERHR
- a CDS encoding RecB family exonuclease, producing the protein MSSPADVHSTPVDGVEVIGALSPSRAGDFMTCPLLYRYRSIDKLPEAPSPAAVRGTVVHKVLEDLFDLEATERTPERAQEMVVPSWEALLAAEPGLEAMFGDDGPEVGAWLAECRRSLEKYFTLEDPTRLQPSERELYVETVLDSRLLIRGFIDRVEEAPDGRVRISDYKTGRSPGELFEAKALFQMKFYALVWWKTRGVVPAMLQLIYLGNGETVSYAPDEADLRALERKVDAVFDAIRKAELTGDWRPRKSRLCDWCSFQEHCPEFGGEILPLPMVREALAAAGDLGTDLTDD
- a CDS encoding HAD family hydrolase; translation: MKHAAVLWDMDGTLVDTEPYWMEAEFDLAERYGGHWTHEHGLALVGNDLLESGRYILRHMFDPGSPGSRLTPEEVVELLLDGVVARVEHAVPWRPGARALLAELLAAGVPCALVTMSYQRFVDPILAELPDGAFAEIVTGDRVSQGKPHPEPYLKAAAGLGLAPETCLAIEDSNTGATSAEAAGCTVLVVECHVPVAPGERRVFRDSLEGLTPADLLTLAP